In Nitrospiria bacterium, the genomic window CTTTTGAAGGACCTTGCCGGGTTTTCGGGGGTCTCGGTGAATGCTTTGGTTTCCTGTAATGGAAAATCTTTTCGGGAGGCGATTCTTTTTACCCATCAGGGGTTAAGCGGGCCTGCGATATTACAGATTTCCAACTATTGGAAACCGGGGGATGAAATTGGTGTAAATCTGCTTCCAGATTTTAATTTAAACGAAGAAATCCGTTCCTGGCAGAAGGAACGGCCGAGGGCGGAGCTAAAAAACCTTTTGGGCCACCTATTGCCTAAACGCTTAGCTCAACGATGGGTAGAATTAAGACATCAAAATAAACCTGTTAACCAATACAAAAAAAAAGAAAGCAATGAAATCTCGGAGGATTTTCACCATTGGCCTATTGTTCCTGTTGGTAATGGAGGATTTCGCACAGCAGAGGTTACCCTAGGGGGAGTCGATACGGATGAACTGTCTTCCAAAACCTTCGAAGCCAAAAGCGTGGAAGGCCTATATTTTATCGGGGAGGTAGTCGATGTCACTGGGTGGCTTGGGGGTTATAATTTTCAATGGGCTTGGGCATCCGGGTACTGTGCGGGACAAACTGTTTGAATCTTTTATCCATTGAGCATAAAAAGCAGCTTTTGTTTTTTTAGAAAAGGTTTTTTTAAAGAGGGGGGAAACCCAACTTTTCCCTTTTGCTTGTGTTTTGAAAAAAATATCAAAACGGTTTTCTGAATATCATTTTGGGTTCGCAATTGTTAAAAAATGTGCTATTTTAGAAAATTTAGGGTGAATAACAATGCCAGGGACTGTTCTTCCAGAAACCACACCCGAAGTGGAAATAGGGGATGATTCTCGAATTGAAAAGATTCCCCCCTATAAAGTCATTTTTTTAAATGACGATATTACCACTATGGAATTTGTTGTTTATGTTTTGATTACCGTTTTTAGAAAAGATCACCAGGCTGCTTTTCTGTTGATGTTGGAAACCCACCATCAGGGTTCCGCGGTGGTTGCTGTTCTTCCCTTTGAAGAAGCAGAGCTTCGGCAAAGCCAGGTTCACTCCATGGCCAGTAAAGAAGGATTCCCTCTGCGATGTATCATTGAACCTGCCTAGGTTTTTGTTGTTTTAATTTACATTGATAAAACCAGGAAATAGGAGCGGAATTAATGGAACAAAAATTAGTGGTTCATTTTCAAGATGGAAAAATACTCAAAGGAGTCTCTCATGATTTTTTCCCAAATAAAAACTGTTTTCATCTTGGTATTAACCATCAGGTTTCGGGGGTAAAACCTTTAGCAGTCTATATGTCAGAATTAAAAGCGGTTTTTTTTGTAAAGGATTTTGTGGGGGACAAAGAATTTAATGAATTAAAAGATTTTTCAGCTTCACAAGATTCGACTTATGGAAAAAAAATAATGGTCCATTTAAAAGACGGGGAGTCCCTTTGCGGTTTTACACAGGGGTATTCTCCCAATCGCCAGGGGTTTTTCCTTTTTCCCCTCGACTCTCAATCCAATAATCTAAAGGCTTTTATATTACAGTCGTTTATAAAAAAAGTAGACCTTCCCGATTAACCGTACTTTTTAGAAATTGAAGTCCCGTG contains:
- a CDS encoding ATP-dependent Clp protease adaptor ClpS, with the translated sequence MPGTVLPETTPEVEIGDDSRIEKIPPYKVIFLNDDITTMEFVVYVLITVFRKDHQAAFLLMLETHHQGSAVVAVLPFEEAELRQSQVHSMASKEGFPLRCIIEPA